A window of the Brassica napus cultivar Da-Ae chromosome A2, Da-Ae, whole genome shotgun sequence genome harbors these coding sequences:
- the LOC106387575 gene encoding methylesterase 18-like — protein MSEHHHFAFVHGAGHGGWCWYKLANSLRENGHKATCIDLKGAGINLTDPNTVSSLDDYNQPLYDFLSQLPLDQKVILVSHSVGGGSMTAAMCQYPSKVSMAVYVAAAMVKPGTIIPPILKEVLKICSGMIETEAEKIWDFTFGNGPENLPTSMMMKPEYVRDKYYNESPMEDYTLATTLLRPAPVMAFAGIVDIPAAPEADKIPRVYVKTGKDNMFQSSRQDLMVTLWPPAQYFLLEESDHSAFFSQPEALYKILTEAASSISP, from the exons ATGAGTGAGCATCATCATTTTGCGTTTGTGCACGGTGCAGGGCATGGAGGATGGTGTTGGTACAAGCTCGCCAATTCACTGAGAGAGAATGGACATAAGGCCACCTGCATCGACCTCAAGGGCGCTGGGATCAACCTAACTGATCCAAACACTGTCTCCTCTCTTGATGACTACAACCAGCCTCTCTATGACTTCCTCTCCCAACTTCCCCTCGACCAAAAGGTCATTCTGGTGAGCCACAGCGTTGGAGGAGGGAGCATGACGGCTGCCATGTGCCAGTATCCTTCCAAAGTCTCCATGGCTGTTTACGTCGCAGCAGCCATGGTCAAACCTGGTACCATAATTCCCCCAATTCTCAAGGAAGTACTAAAGATATGTTCAGGGATGATAGAGACGGAAGCTGAGAAGATATGGGACTTCACTTTTGGAAATGGACCCGAGAATCTCCCCACAAGTATGATGATGAAACCTGAGTATGTCCGGGACAAGTATTACAACGAGAGCCCCATGGAG GATTACACACTGGCTACCACACTTCTGCGTCCAGCCCCTGTCATGGCATTTGCAGGCATAGTGGATATCCCTGCAGCACCAGAGGCTGACAAAATCCCAAGGGTCTATGTGAAGACAGGCAAAGACAATATGTTCCAGTCAAGTCGTCAAGACTTAATGGTTACCCTGTGGCCTCCTGCTCAATACTTCCTTCTTGAAGAGAGTGATCACTCTGCATTTTTCTCCCAACCTGAAGCTCTCTATAAGATCCTCACTGAAGCAGCCTCCTCTATCTCTCCATGA